The Megalops cyprinoides isolate fMegCyp1 chromosome 10, fMegCyp1.pri, whole genome shotgun sequence genome window below encodes:
- the sqlea gene encoding squalene monooxygenase translates to MWTFLGIASFTYVYKKCDAVLTYAHKEIVLAALVFFAAGLLLSYTRYRYGQTHKVPQILRVPLELLSSLPLAKRFFKPNCSSSRDTSSKKASCRRKRADLKNAASVEKASACSSAVASEPDVIIVGAGVLGSAMAAVLARDGRRVTVVERDLREPDRIVGELLQPGGYRALKDLGLENSVEGLDAHIVNGYVIHDLESSAEVEIPYPSEDNTIQCGRAFHHGRFIMGLRRAALAEPNVTFVEGTVTSLEEEDGCVVGIQYRDKETGDTKEVHAPLTVVADGCFSKFRKSLVSGKVKISSHFVGCIMKDSPQFKPNHAELVLANPSPVLIYQISSSDTRVLVDIRGEMPRNLTEYMSEMIYPQLPEHIKEPFMVALQNDRLRSMPASFLPPSPVNKPGVLLLGDAYNMRHPLTGGGMSVVLNDVRIWRGLLKNIPDLYDDKAMLQAKKKFHWERKASHSFVVNVLAQALYELFAATDNSLHELRKACFHYFKLGGECIAGPIGLLSVLTPKPMTLIGHFFAVALYAIYFSFKSESWLMKPRAFFKSGAILYRACTVMFPLIYSEIKYLVY, encoded by the exons ATGTGGACGTTCCTGGGAATTGCGAGCTTCACATACGTTTACAAAAAATGCGATGCCGTTTTGACTTACGCCCATAAAGAGATCGTGCTTGCAGCGCTGGTGTTCTTCGCCGCCGGCTTGTTGCTGTCTTACACCAGGTATCGCTATGGACAGACGCACAAAGTACCGCAGATACTGCGAGTACCACTGGAACTCCTTTCGTCCCTGCCGCTCGCAAAACGGTTCTTCAAACCAAACTGTTCCAGCAGTAGAGACACCTCGTCCAAAAAG GCATCATGTCGGAGGAAGAGGGCGGACCTGAAAAACGCGGCCAGCGTGGAGAAGGCTTCTGCGTGCAGCTCTGCCGTCGCCTCGGAACCCGACGTCATCATCGTAGGAGCCGGCGTGCTGGGCTCCGCCATGGCCGCGGTTCTGGCCCGAGACGGACGGAGGGTCACTGTGGTCGAGAGGGACCTGCGGGAACCCGACAGGATCGTAGGAGAGCTGCTCCAGCCAGGAGGATACCGTGCCCTCAAAGACCTGGGACTGGAAA atTCGGTGGAGGGGCTGGACGCCCACATCGTGAATGGCTATGTGATCCACGACCTGGAGAGCAGCGCTGAGGTGGAGATCCCCTACCCCAGTGAGGACAACACCATCCAGTGCGGACGCGCCTTCCACCACGGCCGCTTCATCATGGGCCTGCGCCGCGCTGCCCTTGCCGAGCCCAA TGTCACTTTTGTAGAAGGGACCGTGAccagcctggaggaggaggatggcTGTGTTGTAGGGATTCAGTATAGGGACAAGGAAACTGGGGACACTAAG GAAGTTCATGCGCCACTGACCGTGGTCGCAGATGGATGCTTCTCCAAGTTTAGGAAAAGCCTGGTGTCTGGGAAAGTCAAAATCTCCTCTCACTTTGTCGGATGCATAATGAAG gATTCTCCCCAGTTTAAGCCAAACCATGCAGAACTGGTGTTGGCCAACCCCAGCCCTGTCCTCATCTACCAGATCTCCTCTTCAGACACCAGAGTTCTGGTGGACATCCGAGGGGAGATGCCAAGGAACCTCACGGAGTACATGTCAGAAATGATCTACCCACAGCTGCCAG AACACATCAAAGAGCCCTTCATGGTAGCACTGCAGAACGATCGCCTGAGGTCCATGCCCGCCAGCTTCCTGCCTCCATCCCCTGTGAACAAACCAG GGGTCCTTCTTCTTGGAGACGCCTACAACATGAGGCACCCCCTGACAGGAGGAGGCATGAGTGTGGTGCTCAATGACGTCCGGATATGGAGAGGCCTGCTGAAGAACATCCCAGATCTCTATGACGACAAAGCCATGCTCCAG GCGAAGAAGAAGTTCCACTGGGAGCGGAAGGCATCGCACTCCTTTGTAGTGAATGTGTTGGCGCAGGCCCTGTATGAACTGTTTGCCGCCACTGACA ATTCACTACATGAGCTCAGGAAGGCTTGCTTCCACTACTTCAAGCTTGGTGGGGAGTGCATTGCTGGTCCCATTGGACTGTTGTCTGT ACTAACACCAAAACCAATGACCTTGATTGGGCATTTCTTCGCAGTGGCCTTGTATGCAATTTACTTCAGCTTCAAGTCAGAGTCGTGGCTGATGAAGCCGCGAGCTTTCTTCAAAAGTGGAGCCATCCTGTACCGAGCCTGCACTGTCATGTTCCCTCTAATCTACTCTGAGATCAAATATCTGGTCTactga
- the LOC118785190 gene encoding xylose isomerase-like: MTTDEIFFHGIPKIPYTPDAGLRDLLCFKHYNADEVLLGRKMEDWLRFSVCYWHSFCGTGADPFGFPTLQRAWNEGGAAMKTAKRRLHAAFEFFTKLGVKYYTFHDRDMAPEGATLEESNRNLDKITDLALQLQNKTGVKVLWVTCNLFAHPRYMNGASTNPDCHVLAYAGAQVKKGLEIAKKLGAQNFVFWGGREGFMSLHNTDVAAELRHMASFFKMAVAYKEKIGLQCQFLIEPKPKEPCKHQYDYDAMSVIGFLKHFGLDSHFKLNIEPNHTTLAGHSYEHDIVMASAFGMLGSVDSNTGSPDLGWDTDQFPMDIKNTTMVMKTVIEQGGLQPGGLNFDAKVRRESTDPEDLFIAHIGAMDAFARGLRNAVSIIEEGVISDMVKERYQSYSSGIGRRVDEGSASLEELEEFIKQNGEPKVTSGKQEKYETIFNHYL, encoded by the exons atgacgACAGACGAGATATTTTTTCATG GGATTCCCAAAATTCCGTATACACCAGACGCTGGACTGCGAGATTTGTTGTGCTTCAAGCACTATAATGCTGACGAA gtgctgctgggaaGGAAGATGGAGGACTGGCTGAGGTTCTCTGTGTGTTACTGGCATTCTTTCTGTGGAACTG GTGCTGATCCCTTTGGATTTCCCACCCTTCAGAGGGCATGGAATGAGGGTGGGGCTGctatgaaaacagcaaagaggAGACTCCATGCCGCTTTTGAATTCTTCACCAAATTAGGT GTGAAATACTACACCTTTCATGACAG GGACATGGCTCCAGAGGGCGCCACTCTGGAGGAGTCAAACAGGAATCTGGACAAAATCACAGATCTGGCCCTACAGCTCCAGAACAAGACTGGGGTGAAAGTGCTATGGGTCACCTGCAACCTCTTTGCCCATCCAAG GTACATGAATGGGGCTTCCACAAACCCTGATTGTCACGTGCTGGCCTACGCTGGAGCCCAGGTGAAGAAAGGATTGGAAATAGCCAAGAAGCTGGGTGCACAGAACTTTG TGTTCTGGGGTGGCAGAGAGGGCTTCATGTCTTTGCACAACACGGATGTGGCTGCTGAGCTGAGGCACATGGCcagctttttcaaaatggccGTTG CATACAAAGAAAAGATTGGCCTCCAGTGCCAATTCCTCATCGAGCCCAAGCCCAAAGAGCCGTGCAAGCATCAGTACGATTACG ACGCCATGAGCGTGATAGGATTTCTCAAGCACTTTGGGCTGGACAGCCACTTCAAGCTGAACATCGAGCCGAACCACACAACTCTGGCAGGTCACTCCTACGAACACGACATCGTGATGGCCTCCGC GTTTGGCATGCTGGGCTCAGTGGACTCCAACACGGGCTCACCCGATCTCGGTTGGGACACGGACCAGTTCCCCATGGACATCAAGAACACCACCATGGTGAtgaag ACTGTCATAGAGCAGGGTGGACTGCAGCCCGGTGGCCTGAACTTCGATGCCAAGGTGCGGCGGGAGTCCACGGACCCGGAGGACCTGTTCATCGCCCACATCGGCGCCATGGACGCCTTCGCGCGCGGCCTGAGAAACGCTGTCAGCATCATCGAGGAGGGCGTGATCAGTGACATGGTGAAG GAGCGTTACCAGAGTTACAGCAGTGGGATTGGCAGGAGAGTGGATGAGGGAAGCGCCTCGTTGGAAGAGCTGGAG GAGTTCATCAAACAAAATGGAGAGCCGAAAGTTACATCAGGGAagcaagaaaaatatgaaaccaTCTTTAACCACTACTTGTAA